One genomic segment of Ipomoea triloba cultivar NCNSP0323 chromosome 9, ASM357664v1 includes these proteins:
- the LOC116029429 gene encoding uncharacterized protein LOC116029429 yields MGESAESVVTTESEEMVEENGEGASASTFLPELNLILIVCFLSLSSDEINSLETKMVDNVVRDDHRPTDHAVVADLHMKRRRVNEFKALGSRPIKFQTKIKDCRHSRRM; encoded by the exons ATGGGTGAATCGGCGGAGAGCGTGGTTACGACGGAGTCAGAAGAGATGGTGGAAGAGAATGGGGAAGGGGCAAGCGCGTCGACATTTCTTCCGGAGCTGAACCTTATCCTGATTGTATGTTTTCTTTCGTTATCCAGCGACGAAATCAATTCCTTGGAGACGAAGATGGTGGACAACGTTGTTAGAGATGATCATCGTCCTACAGACCACGCGGTGGTTGCTGATCTTCATATGAAAAGGCGACGAGTAAACGAATTCAAGGCACTCGGTTCGAGACCGATCAAGTTTCAAACCAAGATCAAAGATTGCAG gCATTCCAGAAGAATGTGA
- the LOC116029625 gene encoding uncharacterized protein LOC116029625: protein METYLEAHGLWEMMEIDEVPALPEDPTIAQMRECREEKKKMNKAKTCIHSALTDEVFTKIMTCKTAKQAWVLLKNKYEGNDRTKRMQVLNLKSEFEMQKMNERESLKDYSERLKKVVNKIRLLGEELPDDRVVEKILVTLPERFESKISSLEESRDLSEISLADLLHALEAQEQRRTYRNESSIEGAFKENEVCKNKPQQAQVADEEQEDEQLFVATCFARQISSNVWLIDSGCSNHMTFDESLFKEIDKTVISKVKIGNGQYIEVKGKGTVAIEGPSGIKLISDVMLVPEISQNLLSVGQLLEKGYSVIFKNIMCFITDSCGAELFSVKMKDEFLS, encoded by the exons ATGGAAACTTACTTAGAAGCACATGGCCTATGGGAAATGATGGAAATTGATGAAGTTCCAGCACTTCCTGAAGATCCAACAATTGCCCAAATGAGAGAGTGCAgggaggaaaagaagaagatgaataaGGCCAAGACCTGCATTCACTCGGCACTAACAGATGAAGTTTTTACAAAAATCATGACCTGTAAAACTGCAAAACAGGCATGggttttgttgaaaaataaatatgaaggAAATGACAGGACAAAAAGAATGCAAGTCCTGAACTTGAAAAGCGAATTTGAGATGCAGAAGATGAATGAGAGAGAATCATTAAAAGATTACTCTGAAAGATTGAAGAAGGTGGTAAACAAAATCAGATTACTGGGAGAAGAACTTCCTGATGATCGGGTTGTTGAGAAAATATTGGTAACTTTGCCGGAAAGATTTGAATCAAAAATCTCTTCCCTTGAAGAGTCTAGAGATTTGTCAGAAATATCTCTAGCAGACCTTCTTCATGCACTGGAAGCTCAAGAACAAAGAAGGACCTATAGGAATGAAAGTAGCATTGAGGGAGCATTCAAAGAAAATGAG GTTTGCAAAAACAAACCACAACAAGCTCAAGTAGCGGATGAAGAACAAGAAGATGAACAACTTTTTGTTGCGACTTGTTTTGCAAGACAAATTTCAAGCAATGTTTGGCTAATTGACAGCGGATGCAGCAATCACATGACTTTTGATGAGTCACTGTTCAAAGAGATTGATAAAACAGTAAtatcaaaagtcaaaattggtaACGGACAATATATTGAAGTCAAAGGTAAAGGAACTGTTGCAATTGAAGGACCATCAggtataaaattaatttctgATGTGATGCTTGTTCCTGAAATTAGTCAAAACTTGCTGAGTGTTGGACAACTACTTGAGAAAGGTTATTCTGTTATTTTTAAGAATATCATGTGTTTTATAACTGATTCATGTGGTGCTGAATTATTTTCTGTGAAAATGAAAGACGAGTTTTTGTCTTGA
- the LOC116029133 gene encoding ubiquitin-conjugating enzyme E2 28-like, which yields MASKRILKELKDLQKDPPTSCSAGPVGEDMFHWQATIMGPPDSPYAGGVFLVTIHFPPDYPFKPPKVAFRTKVFHPNINSNGSICLDILKEQWSPALTISKVLLSICSLLTDPNPDDPLVPEIAHMYKTDRAKYEATARSWTQKYAMG from the exons ATGGCTTCGAAACGAATCTTGAAGGAGCTGAAGGATCTCCAGAAAGATCCTCCTACCTCTTGCAGCGCTG GACCTGTTGGTGAAGACATGTTTCATTGGCAAGCTACCATAATGGGTCCCCCAGATAGTCCTTATGCAGGGGGTGTGTTTTTGGTCACTATTCATTTCCCCCCTGATTATCCTTTCAAACCTCCAAAG GTGGCTTTTAGAACAAAAGTTTTTCATCCCAATATCAATAGCAATGGTAGCATCTGCCTTGACATATTGAAGGAGCAATGGAGTCCTGCCTTGACTATTTCCAAG GTTTTGCTTTCAATCTGCTCACTTCTAACTGATCCAAACCCTGATGATCCCTTGGTTCCGGAGATCGCCCATATGTACAAGACAGACAGGGCTAAGTATGAAGCAACTGCCAGGAGCTGGACCCAGAAGTATGCAATGGGTTAA